In Mycobacterium sp. JS623, one genomic interval encodes:
- a CDS encoding cytochrome P450: MPCPISADFDFLDAELNRAGLPVAELAELRKSEPVHWVDVPGGTGGFGDKGYWLVTKHADVKEVSKRNEVFGSSPDGAIPVWPQEMTRDAIDLQRSVLLNMDAPQHTRLRKIISRGFTPRAVGRLEDELRIRAQKIAETAAAQESGDFVEQVSCELPLQAIAGLLGVPQDDRDKLFRWSNEMTAGEDPEYAHIDPAMSSIELIQYAMQMAAERAKNPTEDIVTQLIEADIEGEKLSDDEFGFFVVMLAVAGNETTRNSITHGMIGFSQNPDQWELYKRERPETAADEIVRWATPVSAFQRTALEDVELGGVQIKKGQRVVMSYRSANFDEDVFEDPHTFNILRSPNPHVGFGGTGAHYCIGANLAKMTINLIFSAIADHMPDLKPIGEPERLKSGWLNGIKHWQVDYTGKCPVAH; this comes from the coding sequence ATGCCCTGCCCCATCTCAGCCGACTTCGATTTTCTCGACGCCGAGCTCAATCGAGCGGGTCTGCCCGTCGCCGAACTCGCCGAGCTGCGCAAGTCCGAGCCGGTCCACTGGGTCGATGTTCCCGGTGGCACTGGTGGGTTCGGAGACAAAGGGTACTGGCTGGTTACCAAGCACGCCGACGTCAAGGAGGTCTCGAAACGCAACGAGGTCTTCGGTAGCTCGCCGGATGGCGCCATCCCCGTCTGGCCCCAGGAGATGACGCGTGACGCCATCGACTTGCAGCGCAGCGTGCTGCTCAACATGGACGCACCGCAGCACACCCGGCTGCGCAAGATCATTTCCCGTGGCTTCACTCCCCGCGCCGTGGGGCGGCTGGAGGATGAGCTGCGGATCCGCGCTCAAAAGATCGCCGAGACGGCCGCCGCACAAGAGTCCGGCGACTTCGTCGAGCAGGTGTCGTGCGAGCTGCCGCTGCAGGCCATCGCAGGGCTGCTCGGCGTGCCGCAGGACGACCGCGACAAGTTGTTCCGCTGGTCAAATGAGATGACTGCCGGTGAGGACCCGGAGTACGCGCACATCGACCCGGCGATGTCGTCGATCGAGCTCATTCAGTACGCGATGCAGATGGCCGCGGAGCGCGCGAAGAATCCGACCGAGGACATCGTCACGCAGCTGATCGAGGCCGACATCGAGGGCGAAAAGCTCTCCGACGACGAGTTCGGTTTCTTCGTGGTCATGCTGGCGGTGGCAGGCAACGAGACCACCCGCAACTCCATCACCCACGGCATGATCGGGTTCTCGCAGAACCCCGATCAGTGGGAGCTTTACAAGCGCGAGCGCCCGGAGACCGCGGCCGACGAGATCGTCCGTTGGGCAACGCCCGTCTCGGCATTCCAGCGCACCGCCCTCGAGGACGTCGAGTTGGGTGGCGTGCAGATCAAGAAGGGCCAGCGGGTGGTGATGTCCTACCGCTCGGCCAACTTCGACGAGGACGTGTTCGAGGACCCGCACACGTTCAACATCCTGCGCAGCCCGAACCCACACGTTGGCTTCGGCGGCACGGGTGCGCATTACTGCATCGGCGCTAATCTCGCCAAGATGACCATTAATCTGATCTTCAGTGCGATTGCAGATCACATGCCCGATCTGAAACCGATCGGTGAGCCCGAGCGGCTGAAATCAGGTTGGCTGAATGGGATCAAGCACTGGCAGGTGGACTACACCGGTAAGTGTCCAGTCGCACATTAA
- a CDS encoding steroid 3-ketoacyl-CoA thiolase produces MGNPVIVEATRSPIGKRNGWLSGLHATELLGATQKALVEKARLDSGFEIDMVEQVIGGCVTQFGEQSNNITRVGWLVAGLPEHVGAMTVDCQCGSGQQANGLVAGLIAAGAIDIGIACGIEAMSRVGLGANAGPDRGILRPASWDIDLPDQFTAAERIAKRRGITREEIDQFGFDSQRKAKQAWAEGRFDREISGIEAPVLDENKQPTSERHVVTRDQGLRETTLEGLSSLKPVLEDGIHTAGTSSQISDGAAAVLWMDEDKAKALGLRPRARIISQALVGAEPYYHLDGPVQSTAKVLEKAGMKMGDIDITEINEAFASVVLSWARVHDPDMEKVNVNGGAIALGHPVGSTGSRLITTALHELERTDQTTALITMCAGGALSTGTIIERI; encoded by the coding sequence ATGGGTAACCCTGTCATCGTTGAAGCCACCCGCAGCCCCATCGGCAAGCGGAACGGATGGCTGTCAGGCCTGCACGCAACCGAGTTGCTGGGCGCCACACAGAAGGCACTCGTTGAGAAGGCACGGCTCGACTCTGGTTTTGAAATAGATATGGTCGAGCAGGTCATCGGCGGCTGCGTCACGCAGTTCGGCGAGCAGTCCAACAACATCACCCGGGTGGGCTGGCTGGTCGCCGGCCTACCTGAGCACGTCGGTGCGATGACGGTCGATTGCCAGTGCGGCAGCGGTCAGCAGGCCAACGGCCTGGTTGCCGGCCTAATAGCCGCGGGTGCCATCGACATCGGCATCGCGTGCGGCATCGAGGCGATGAGCCGCGTCGGCCTTGGTGCCAACGCCGGACCCGACCGCGGCATCCTGCGGCCCGCGTCGTGGGACATCGACCTGCCCGACCAGTTCACCGCGGCCGAGCGGATCGCCAAGCGCCGGGGTATCACCCGCGAGGAGATCGACCAGTTCGGCTTCGACTCGCAGCGCAAGGCCAAACAGGCATGGGCCGAGGGCCGGTTCGACCGCGAGATCAGCGGCATCGAGGCGCCGGTGCTCGACGAGAACAAGCAACCCACCTCGGAGCGGCACGTCGTCACACGCGATCAGGGCCTGCGGGAGACCACGCTGGAGGGCCTGTCGTCGCTGAAGCCCGTCCTCGAGGACGGCATCCACACGGCCGGGACCTCGTCGCAGATCTCCGATGGCGCGGCAGCGGTGCTGTGGATGGACGAGGACAAGGCCAAGGCGCTCGGTCTGCGGCCGCGGGCGCGGATCATCAGCCAAGCCCTGGTCGGGGCGGAGCCGTATTACCACCTCGACGGTCCGGTGCAGTCGACGGCGAAGGTGCTGGAGAAGGCCGGGATGAAGATGGGCGACATCGACATCACCGAGATCAACGAGGCGTTTGCGTCCGTCGTGCTGTCGTGGGCGCGGGTGCACGACCCCGACATGGAGAAGGTCAACGTCAACGGCGGCGCGATCGCCCTAGGTCACCCCGTCGGCAGCACCGGCAGCAGGCTGATCACCACCGCGCTGCACGAACTGGAGCGCACCGACCAGACGACCGCGCTGATCACGATGTGCGCGGGCGGTGCGCTGTCCACCGGCACGATCATCGAGCGAATCTAG
- a CDS encoding nitroreductase family deazaflavin-dependent oxidoreductase, translating into MPKSRPRFMDRPAADVFIKWMSKINTYMYKRSDGEGFGGNFQGIPVALLTTIGRKSGEPRISPLYFHRDGDTVVVAASKGGSDKHPMWYLNLKANPKVQVQIKKEILDLTARDATDEERAKYWPTPVEMYPTYNDYQSWTDRVIPLVVCEP; encoded by the coding sequence ATGCCAAAGTCTCGCCCCCGCTTCATGGATCGCCCGGCAGCAGACGTGTTCATCAAGTGGATGTCGAAGATCAACACTTATATGTACAAGCGCAGCGACGGCGAGGGCTTTGGCGGTAACTTCCAGGGCATTCCCGTCGCGCTGCTGACGACAATCGGGCGGAAGAGCGGCGAACCGCGGATCAGCCCGCTGTATTTCCATCGCGATGGCGACACCGTCGTCGTCGCGGCGTCCAAGGGCGGCAGTGACAAGCACCCGATGTGGTATCTGAACTTGAAGGCCAATCCCAAGGTTCAGGTCCAGATCAAGAAAGAGATCCTCGACCTGACCGCCCGTGACGCCACGGACGAAGAGCGCGCCAAGTATTGGCCGACGCCGGTCGAGATGTACCCGACCTACAACGACTACCAGTCATGGACCGATCGCGTGATTCCGCTCGTCGTTTGCGAACCGTGA
- a CDS encoding mycothiol-dependent nitroreductase Rv2466c family protein gives MDRSRDSARRLRTVTTDYDLHFYFDPVCPFAWMTSKWVRTVAAQRDYRVDWRFISLRILNAHIDYATHFPESYEEGHTAGLRLLRVVAQVRREQGRDAVGPLYEAMGARIFDTSRDVDPLSASDQGSRRMLEPLLREVGLAAEFVDALEDTSLDEEIRAETEEALALTGRDVGTPILHFQPPGGTAFFGPVISRLPSADEAGELWDHVIALASFPGFAEMKRSLRERPQLASFGVDTESIGKQEDWHGGSRRLKK, from the coding sequence ATGGACCGATCGCGTGATTCCGCTCGTCGTTTGCGAACCGTGACAACGGATTACGATCTTCACTTCTACTTCGATCCGGTCTGCCCGTTCGCCTGGATGACGAGCAAGTGGGTGCGCACCGTGGCGGCCCAGCGCGACTACCGCGTGGACTGGCGGTTCATCTCGTTGCGGATTCTCAACGCACACATCGACTATGCGACACACTTCCCTGAAAGTTACGAGGAGGGGCATACCGCTGGGCTGCGGCTTTTGCGAGTCGTTGCCCAGGTGCGTCGGGAGCAAGGACGCGACGCGGTCGGTCCACTCTACGAGGCGATGGGCGCCCGGATCTTCGACACGTCACGTGACGTCGATCCGTTGTCGGCATCGGATCAAGGGTCGCGCCGGATGTTGGAGCCGTTGCTCCGCGAGGTCGGGCTGGCCGCTGAATTCGTTGATGCGCTTGAGGATACGTCGCTGGACGAGGAGATCCGCGCGGAGACGGAGGAGGCGCTCGCACTGACGGGGCGCGACGTCGGCACGCCGATCCTGCACTTCCAACCGCCGGGAGGGACGGCGTTCTTCGGCCCGGTGATCAGCAGGCTGCCGTCGGCCGACGAGGCCGGTGAGCTGTGGGACCACGTCATTGCGCTGGCGAGCTTCCCCGGCTTTGCCGAGATGAAGCGCAGCCTTCGCGAGCGGCCCCAGCTGGCGAGCTTTGGCGTCGACACCGAATCGATTGGTAAACAAGAGGATTGGCACGGCGGCAGCCGTCGTCTGAAGAAGTAG
- a CDS encoding nitroreductase family deazaflavin-dependent oxidoreductase, producing the protein MAEGRIRNSKFLALLLKYFARAHIWVYRRTDGRLGARLLWFPAALITTKGRKTGEPRTTPTLYLRDGGRVVLPASFGGRDSNPGWYRNLKANPEVHVQIRHEHFDLIARDATDAERNLYWSRLTRIYPPYRGYREATDRVIPLVICEP; encoded by the coding sequence ATGGCAGAGGGCAGGATTCGTAATTCCAAGTTCCTGGCGCTGCTGCTGAAATACTTCGCCCGCGCACACATCTGGGTGTATCGCCGCACCGACGGCCGGCTCGGCGCCAGGCTGCTGTGGTTCCCGGCGGCCCTGATTACCACGAAAGGTCGCAAGACCGGCGAGCCACGGACCACGCCAACGCTCTATCTGCGCGACGGCGGTCGCGTCGTACTGCCTGCATCCTTCGGTGGCCGCGACAGCAACCCGGGGTGGTATCGCAACCTCAAGGCGAATCCGGAGGTGCACGTCCAGATTCGCCATGAGCATTTCGACCTGATCGCTCGTGACGCCACCGATGCAGAGCGAAACCTGTACTGGTCCAGACTTACCCGGATCTATCCGCCGTATCGGGGGTACCGGGAGGCGACCGATCGAGTCATTCCGCTGGTGATCTGCGAGCCGTAA
- a CDS encoding SDR family oxidoreductase, translated as MGLLDGRVVIVTGAGGGIGRAHALAFAAEGARVVVNDIGVGLDGSPAGGGSAAQGVVDEITAAGGEAVTSGANVADWEQAQGLIQTAVDTFGGLDVLVNNAGIVRDRMFANTSEEEFDAVIAVHLKGHFATMRHAAAYWRAQSKAGKPVDARIINTSSGAGLQGSVGQANYSAAKAGIAAMTLVAAAEMGRYGVTVNAIAPSARTRMTETVFAEMMATQDNEFDAMAPENISPLVVWLGSVESEDVTGRMFEVEGGIVRVAEGWAHGPQIDKGARWDPAELGPVVSDLLAKARPPVPVYGA; from the coding sequence ATGGGTTTGCTCGACGGCCGGGTGGTCATCGTGACAGGTGCAGGCGGCGGCATCGGCCGCGCCCATGCGCTGGCGTTTGCCGCCGAGGGTGCGCGCGTAGTGGTCAACGACATCGGTGTGGGCCTGGACGGTTCACCCGCGGGCGGCGGTAGCGCTGCGCAGGGTGTCGTCGACGAGATCACCGCTGCCGGAGGAGAAGCCGTCACCAGTGGGGCGAATGTCGCCGATTGGGAGCAGGCGCAAGGCCTGATTCAGACCGCGGTCGACACCTTCGGCGGCCTCGACGTTCTGGTGAACAACGCCGGCATTGTTCGCGACCGTATGTTCGCGAACACCAGTGAAGAAGAGTTCGACGCCGTCATCGCGGTGCATCTCAAGGGTCACTTCGCGACCATGCGTCACGCTGCTGCCTACTGGCGTGCGCAGTCCAAGGCGGGCAAGCCCGTTGATGCCCGCATCATCAACACCAGCTCCGGCGCCGGCCTGCAAGGCAGTGTGGGACAGGCGAATTACAGCGCAGCCAAGGCGGGCATCGCGGCTATGACGCTAGTCGCCGCTGCAGAGATGGGGCGCTACGGCGTCACCGTCAATGCGATCGCGCCGTCTGCTCGCACTCGGATGACCGAGACTGTGTTCGCCGAGATGATGGCGACCCAGGACAACGAGTTCGACGCGATGGCACCGGAAAACATTTCACCCCTCGTGGTTTGGCTCGGCAGCGTCGAGTCGGAGGATGTCACTGGCAGGATGTTCGAGGTCGAGGGCGGCATTGTCCGGGTGGCCGAAGGCTGGGCCCACGGACCACAGATCGACAAGGGCGCGCGGTGGGATCCCGCCGAACTCGGCCCTGTGGTCAGCGATTTGCTCGCCAAGGCGCGGCCGCCCGTTCCGGTCTACGGCGCGTAG
- a CDS encoding SDR family oxidoreductase, with amino-acid sequence MNLGLKDRVVLVTGGVRGVGAGISAVFADQGATVVTCARREVQGLPYAFHSCDVRDDDAVAAMIATIVERHGRLDVVVNNAGGSPYVLTADASAKFNRKIIELNLLGPLSVSQHANAVMQTQERGGSIVNVASVSGRRPTPGTAPYGAAKAGVESLTSTLAVEWAPKVRVNSVVVGMVETEQSELFYGDEESIAAISKNVPLGRLAKPADVGWAAAFLASDAASYISGASLEVHGGGEPPHYLATTNAIS; translated from the coding sequence ATCAACCTCGGACTCAAGGACAGAGTGGTCCTCGTGACCGGCGGGGTCCGCGGCGTCGGCGCCGGAATCAGCGCCGTCTTCGCAGATCAAGGCGCCACCGTGGTGACGTGCGCGCGGCGTGAGGTCCAGGGCCTGCCCTACGCCTTCCACTCCTGCGACGTGCGAGACGACGACGCCGTCGCGGCGATGATCGCAACCATCGTCGAGCGGCACGGGCGCCTGGACGTGGTGGTCAACAACGCCGGTGGCTCGCCCTACGTGCTCACCGCGGATGCGAGTGCGAAGTTCAACCGAAAGATCATCGAGCTCAACCTGCTCGGGCCGTTGTCGGTGTCACAGCACGCCAATGCCGTCATGCAGACGCAGGAACGAGGCGGGTCGATCGTGAACGTCGCCAGTGTCAGCGGCCGTCGGCCTACACCGGGCACGGCGCCGTACGGCGCGGCCAAGGCGGGCGTCGAAAGCCTCACCAGCACACTGGCGGTCGAGTGGGCGCCGAAAGTGCGGGTCAACTCCGTCGTGGTGGGCATGGTCGAAACCGAACAGTCCGAGCTCTTTTACGGCGACGAGGAATCGATCGCGGCTATCTCGAAGAACGTTCCGCTCGGCAGGCTCGCCAAGCCCGCCGACGTCGGTTGGGCCGCAGCGTTTCTCGCGTCGGATGCCGCGTCGTATATCAGCGGTGCAAGCCTTGAGGTTCACGGCGGGGGCGAGCCGCCGCACTACCTGGCCACAACCAACGCAATCAGCTAA
- the echA20 gene encoding (7aS)-7a-methyl-1,5-dioxo-2,3,5,6,7,7a-hexahydro-1H-indene-carboxyl-CoA hydrolase — translation MPITSTTTEPGIVSVTVDYPPVNAIPSQGWFELGDVITAAGRDRDTHVVILRAEGRGFNAGVDIKEMQNTEGFTALIDANRGCFHAFRAVYECEVPVVAAVNGFCVGGGIGLVGNADVIVASDDATFGLPEVERGALGAATHLSRLVPQHMMRRLFFTAATVDAATLHHFGSVHEVVPRAELDEAALRVARDIAAKDTRVIRAAKEALNLIDVQKVNSSYRMEQGFTFELNLAGVADEHRDAFAGTTKGKKA, via the coding sequence ATGCCAATCACCTCGACGACCACTGAACCGGGCATCGTCTCGGTGACAGTCGACTACCCGCCGGTCAACGCGATCCCCTCACAGGGCTGGTTCGAACTCGGCGATGTCATCACCGCCGCCGGCCGCGACCGCGACACCCACGTGGTGATCCTCCGCGCCGAAGGCCGCGGCTTCAACGCGGGCGTCGACATCAAGGAGATGCAGAACACCGAGGGCTTCACCGCGCTCATCGATGCCAACCGTGGCTGCTTCCACGCGTTCCGCGCGGTGTACGAGTGCGAGGTGCCCGTGGTCGCGGCCGTCAACGGCTTCTGCGTGGGCGGCGGCATCGGTCTGGTCGGCAACGCCGACGTGATCGTCGCCTCCGACGATGCAACATTCGGGCTGCCCGAGGTGGAACGGGGCGCACTCGGCGCGGCCACGCACCTGTCGAGGCTGGTGCCTCAGCACATGATGCGCAGGCTGTTCTTCACAGCGGCCACCGTCGACGCAGCGACGCTGCACCACTTCGGGTCGGTGCACGAGGTGGTGCCCCGCGCGGAGTTGGACGAGGCCGCACTGCGGGTTGCACGCGACATCGCCGCCAAGGACACCAGGGTGATCCGCGCAGCCAAGGAGGCGCTGAATCTGATCGACGTGCAGAAGGTCAACTCCAGTTACCGTATGGAGCAAGGGTTTACGTTCGAATTGAACCTGGCCGGTGTGGCGGACGAGCACCGCGACGCGTTCGCGGGAACCACGAAGGGCAAGAAGGCATGA
- the ipdA gene encoding cholesterol ring-cleaving hydrolase subunit IpdA, producing the protein MSDKRTTLDEAVSSIESGMTIGIGGWGSRRKPMAFMRALLRTSVKDLTVVTYGGPDIGLLCSAGKVKRIYYGFVSLDSPPFYDPWFSKARTSGSIESREMDEGMLRCGLQAAAQRLPFLPIRAGLGSDVRAFWGDELKTVTSPYPTDGGFEELVAMPALRLDAAFVHMNLGDAQGNAAYTGIDPYFDDLYLMAADRRYLSVERVVPTEELVKAVPPQALLINRMMVDSVVEAPNGAHFTTAEPDYRRDEKFQRHYAEAAASDETWQQFAGTYLSGSEADYQAAVRKFGEAQ; encoded by the coding sequence ATGAGCGACAAACGAACGACACTTGACGAGGCCGTCTCATCGATTGAGAGCGGTATGACGATCGGTATTGGTGGCTGGGGGTCACGGCGCAAGCCGATGGCGTTCATGCGGGCACTGCTGCGCACCTCGGTGAAGGATCTGACCGTAGTGACGTACGGCGGACCGGACATCGGGCTGCTGTGCTCGGCGGGCAAGGTGAAACGCATCTACTACGGCTTCGTGTCGCTGGATTCACCGCCGTTCTATGACCCGTGGTTCTCCAAGGCCCGCACCAGCGGATCGATCGAGTCGCGGGAAATGGACGAGGGCATGTTGCGGTGCGGGCTGCAGGCCGCGGCGCAGCGGCTGCCGTTCCTGCCGATCCGCGCCGGCCTCGGCAGCGACGTGCGCGCCTTTTGGGGTGACGAACTCAAGACAGTCACGTCGCCCTACCCCACCGATGGCGGCTTCGAGGAGTTGGTTGCGATGCCGGCGCTGCGGCTCGACGCGGCGTTCGTGCACATGAATCTCGGTGACGCGCAAGGCAATGCCGCCTACACCGGTATCGACCCGTACTTCGACGACCTGTACCTGATGGCCGCCGACCGACGCTACTTGTCGGTGGAAAGGGTGGTGCCCACCGAGGAACTGGTCAAGGCCGTGCCGCCGCAGGCACTGCTGATCAACCGGATGATGGTGGACTCCGTGGTCGAGGCGCCCAACGGCGCCCACTTCACCACAGCCGAACCGGATTACCGCCGCGACGAGAAGTTTCAGCGTCACTATGCCGAGGCGGCGGCCTCCGACGAAACATGGCAACAGTTCGCCGGGACGTATCTGTCTGGCAGCGAAGCTGACTACCAGGCCGCGGTGCGCAAGTTTGGAGAGGCTCAGTGA
- the ipdB gene encoding cholesterol ring-cleaving hydrolase subunit IpdB translates to MSTTRAEICAVACAELFRDAGEIMVSPMANMVSIGARLARLTFSPDILLTDGEARLLADTPALGVVGAIEGWMPFGRVFETLAWGRRHVVMGANQIDRYGNQNLSAFGPLQHPTRQMFGVRGAPGNTINHATSYWVGNHSKRVFGDSVDVVSGIGWDKVDADNPAYRFVNVFRVVSNLGVFDFNGPNHQMRAVSLHPGVEAEQVAENTSFEVHGLDEAESTRLPTADELKLIREVIDPKSVRDKEVR, encoded by the coding sequence ATGTCGACGACCCGCGCCGAAATCTGTGCTGTCGCATGCGCGGAACTTTTTCGCGATGCAGGCGAGATCATGGTCAGCCCGATGGCGAACATGGTGTCGATCGGCGCCCGGCTGGCCCGGTTGACGTTTTCCCCCGACATCCTGCTCACCGACGGTGAGGCCCGACTGCTCGCCGATACGCCCGCCCTGGGTGTCGTCGGGGCGATCGAAGGCTGGATGCCGTTTGGCCGCGTCTTCGAGACACTGGCCTGGGGTCGTCGCCATGTCGTGATGGGCGCCAACCAGATTGACCGTTACGGCAACCAGAACCTGTCTGCATTTGGGCCGCTGCAGCACCCGACCCGACAGATGTTCGGGGTCCGCGGCGCACCGGGAAACACGATCAATCACGCGACGAGCTACTGGGTCGGCAACCACTCGAAGCGGGTATTCGGCGATTCCGTCGACGTGGTGTCCGGCATCGGCTGGGACAAGGTCGATGCCGACAATCCGGCATATCGATTCGTCAACGTCTTCCGGGTGGTGAGCAACCTCGGCGTGTTCGATTTCAACGGGCCGAATCACCAGATGCGCGCGGTGTCACTGCATCCCGGTGTGGAAGCCGAGCAGGTGGCCGAGAACACCTCATTCGAGGTGCACGGGCTGGACGAGGCCGAGTCGACGCGCCTTCCCACCGCCGACGAGCTGAAGCTGATCCGCGAAGTGATCGATCCGAAGTCGGTGCGGGACAAGGAAGTACGATGA
- the ipdC gene encoding (3aS,4S,5R,7aS)-5-hydroxy-7a-methyl-1-oxo-octahydro-1H-indene-4-carboxyl-CoA dehydrogenase — MSKLRTPLTELIGIEHPVVQTGMGWVAGARLVSATANAGGLGILASATMTLDELQTAVTKVKEATDKPFGINIRADAGDAGDRIDLLIREGVKVASFALAPKPDLIAKLKDAGVVVIPSVGLAKHAKKVAGWGADAVIVQGGEGGGHTGPIATTLLLPSVLDAVDIPVVAAGGFFDGRGLAAALSYGAAGVAMGTRFLLTSDSTVPDAVKQRYLEAALDGTVVSTRVDGMPHRVLRTGLVEKLESGSRLRGFSAAVRNAQKFKKMSGMTWRSMISDGLEMRHGKELTWSQVVMAANTPMLLKAGLVEGNTTAGVLASGQVAGILDDLPSCAELIDTIVSDAVKHLQAAAAFVE, encoded by the coding sequence ATGAGCAAGCTGCGTACGCCGCTAACCGAGTTGATCGGCATCGAGCATCCGGTGGTGCAGACCGGGATGGGCTGGGTGGCGGGTGCGCGGTTGGTCTCGGCGACCGCCAACGCCGGTGGGCTCGGTATCCTGGCGTCGGCGACGATGACGCTGGACGAGCTTCAAACCGCAGTGACCAAGGTCAAGGAAGCAACGGACAAGCCGTTCGGCATCAACATCCGCGCGGACGCAGGCGATGCAGGAGACCGCATCGACCTGCTGATCCGCGAGGGTGTGAAAGTCGCGTCATTCGCCCTGGCGCCCAAGCCGGACCTGATCGCCAAGCTCAAAGACGCTGGCGTGGTGGTGATTCCGTCGGTCGGCCTGGCCAAGCATGCAAAGAAGGTCGCCGGCTGGGGCGCCGACGCGGTGATCGTTCAGGGCGGCGAAGGTGGCGGGCACACCGGCCCGATCGCGACCACACTCTTGCTCCCGTCGGTGCTCGACGCGGTGGACATTCCAGTCGTGGCGGCGGGCGGTTTCTTCGATGGCCGGGGCTTGGCGGCGGCGTTGTCGTATGGCGCCGCCGGCGTGGCGATGGGCACACGTTTCCTGCTGACCTCCGATTCCACGGTGCCCGACGCGGTCAAGCAGCGATACCTCGAAGCGGCGCTCGACGGCACCGTGGTGTCCACGCGTGTCGACGGTATGCCGCACCGGGTGCTGCGTACCGGCCTGGTCGAGAAGCTCGAGAGTGGTTCGCGGCTAAGGGGTTTCAGCGCTGCAGTACGCAATGCGCAGAAGTTCAAGAAGATGTCAGGCATGACGTGGCGGTCGATGATCAGCGACGGGCTCGAGATGCGCCACGGCAAGGAGCTGACGTGGTCGCAGGTCGTCATGGCTGCGAACACCCCGATGCTGTTGAAAGCCGGCCTTGTCGAAGGCAACACGACCGCGGGCGTGCTGGCCTCGGGTCAGGTTGCGGGCATTCTCGACGATCTACCGTCGTGCGCGGAGTTGATCGACACGATCGTCAGCGACGCCGTCAAGCACCTGCAGGCGGCCGCCGCGTTCGTCGAGTAG
- a CDS encoding NDMA-dependent alcohol dehydrogenase produces MKMSAAVLWDVNQDWSIEEVELDGPQDGEVLVSFEATGLCHSDHHVRTGDLAGVPMPIIGGHEGAGIVQEVGPGVRDLKAGDHVVASFLPACGRCRWCATGHQNLCDLGALILAGTQIDGTYRRHVRGQDVGAASLLGTFAQYGTVPEASVVKIDDDLPLSRACLLGCGVTTGWGSAVNTAAVSPGDTVVVMGCGGIGSGAIQGARLAGAEKIIVVDIVESKRDKAFQFGATHFATSMPEATALVAELTRGVMADSALITVGVVEGPMINSALDIVRKGGAVVLTALAPLTDVTPTLPMGLFTLFQKRLLGSLYGEANPRADIARLLSLYREGKLLLDETVTAEYKLNDINEAYDDMLAGRNIRGVVIHDH; encoded by the coding sequence ATGAAGATGAGCGCCGCCGTCCTTTGGGACGTCAATCAGGACTGGAGCATCGAGGAGGTCGAACTCGATGGTCCCCAGGATGGTGAGGTCCTGGTTTCGTTCGAAGCCACCGGCTTGTGCCATTCCGATCACCATGTCCGCACCGGGGACCTCGCCGGAGTGCCGATGCCGATCATCGGCGGCCATGAGGGCGCCGGGATAGTCCAGGAGGTCGGGCCGGGTGTACGCGACCTGAAAGCCGGCGACCATGTCGTGGCATCGTTCCTGCCGGCATGCGGACGCTGCCGATGGTGCGCGACCGGGCATCAGAACCTGTGCGACCTCGGCGCACTCATCTTGGCCGGCACCCAGATCGACGGCACCTATCGAAGGCATGTGCGAGGCCAGGACGTCGGCGCGGCGTCATTGCTCGGCACGTTCGCGCAGTACGGCACGGTGCCCGAGGCTTCGGTGGTCAAAATCGACGACGACCTGCCGCTGTCGCGGGCATGCCTGCTCGGCTGCGGCGTCACCACCGGGTGGGGCTCGGCGGTCAACACGGCTGCGGTCAGCCCCGGCGACACGGTTGTCGTCATGGGGTGCGGGGGAATCGGCAGCGGCGCGATCCAAGGCGCGCGACTTGCCGGGGCTGAGAAGATCATCGTCGTCGACATCGTGGAGTCCAAGCGCGACAAGGCTTTCCAGTTCGGCGCAACACACTTCGCGACGTCGATGCCGGAAGCCACGGCGTTGGTCGCCGAGCTCACCCGAGGCGTGATGGCGGATTCGGCGCTGATCACGGTCGGGGTGGTCGAAGGACCGATGATCAATTCAGCGCTGGACATCGTCCGCAAGGGTGGCGCCGTCGTGCTGACGGCGTTGGCACCGCTGACCGACGTCACGCCGACTCTCCCGATGGGGCTGTTCACGCTCTTTCAGAAGCGACTACTGGGAAGCCTGTATGGCGAGGCGAACCCGCGCGCGGACATCGCGCGGCTGCTCAGCCTGTACCGGGAGGGCAAGCTACTGCTCGACGAAACGGTCACGGCCGAATACAAACTCAACGACATCAACGAGGCCTACGACGACATGCTGGCCGGCCGCAACATCCGAGGCGTGGTCATCCACGACCACTGA